A window of Leishmania mexicana MHOM/GT/2001/U1103 complete genome, chromosome 3 genomic DNA:
gcacctcgcgcagcgtCTTCTTCTCGGTGCGGTGGTAGATGACCTCACCGCCGGCAAAGCCGTTCTCGACCTtgctcagctgcagcgtcatGCGCGGACCGATCTCCTGCAGCTTCACGCGGCACTGCTCTCGATGCTGGCGGAAGGGCTGCGCAAGCGGCacttcctctccctcaccgTCCGTGTCTGACCAGGCGTCCTCGCGGTCTAGCACCTCGTCTATGCTCTCCAACGTACCTAGCTTGGTGGGGCGTCGGTTTTCTAAGAGCTTCTTTACTGTCTTGGTGACACCGACGGTGCGCGCGTTCACGTAGTAGTGCCGCACCTCCACCACGTGCTCAACGTGGTCGTAGTGAAAGAGACAGATGCGCTGGATTTCGCTGCTCTGAATCGTCTGCACGTTGAGCGATGGAAACAGCGCCTTGAACGTGGCCGTCAGTAGCGGCACCTCCGCGCGGTGCGCCAGGTCGGGGTGCGTGAAGTTGTTGAGCACGACGATCGGCGCCACTTCCCACGCGGCCCGGTCGACTGCCacggggcggcgctgcttggcGACGATTTCCTTGTGAAGGGTGAAGCTCAACACGCGAAACGACAGCGTGGGACCGTTGAAGAAGCGCATGATGCGCAGTGATGTCCCCTGTGACGGGGCCGTAAACAGCTGCAGGTGcgaggcgctgaaggtgGCGGCTACGGCGAGGAAGTCCTTCAGAGACTTGTTCTTGCCGTGCAGCTTCTTGCTGCTCCACGGGAGAAAGACGTTACGCCACTCGTGCATCAGCGAGCGCACGTGAACGCCGACATCGCCGCGGTAGATGATGATGGACTTTGGGGTTCTCTTGTCTGCCTCTGTCGTGTCCAGCTTGCCCGGCATCGCCGCGTTGCCCTTTGCTGCCTTGCCCATCTTTGCAGTGGTTTCTCCTTTGCCGTTTCGTTCGCTTCAAGTCGTCGATCAAGCCGACGGATAAGAgtgtgtgagggagaagggggtcGATGTGCGGTGGACGCAGCCTACAGTGCACGGGTCGAGAGACTGCGATGAAGAAGGCACGAGGCGTAGCTGATGCGCCTGGGTGCGTCCTTGCACGCGCACTGGGGTGGGCACAGTTACTTGTACACGGGGAGAGAACTATATGGGTaaaagagggggagacagagagggttagggtggagggggtggggactgCCGCGCCCACAATGCAGTGCAGTCCTCGACGGCTCactgcagcgcgagagagaagagaaggggagggggaggtgcggCGAGACACGAGATGGTGTTGATGCGTGAGTGGAGGCAGGTAGATAGGgacgtgtgtatgcgtgcatgtgcgttgGGGAAGAGCGCGCAATCCACGCACCAACGCCGACATGGCACCATCTTTCACAGACAGAAAACagctctccgcctcgccgcacAGCAGAGTAACCTCGATAACGGAGGACAAGCAGAAGGACGAGGAAGGAAGCGGCGTCGAAGACAAGTGCGCTGCCGCAATGGCCAAGGCGGTCGGAGCTTCTGCAGGTGCGCGTTCACCTGTGCGTTGGTtcgagtgcgcgtgtgtgtgtgcagatgGGTAGGAGAGAAAAACGGCGATCGGTATCTGGTGAGTGCGCGAAGGGACGGCTGGGTGgtgggagggcgagagagaacTGAGGCAGTGACTCCATGCTCCACGTCCACCATCTCCAACCGTGTCGCGCGCTGACTCGCGTGTTGTTACTTCTCCGCTCACTTTCGTGCCGTGcgcgagaggagagcgacaaCCGAAAAGGGCAAGACGAACCGAGAGCGGACAGGGTTCATCATGAGGTTGgggatggggtggggagTTGGCGTGGTGGCGAGGCAGGGCGAGGGGGGCTTCTTTTGCCTCTTCCAACGCACACAGAGGGCgtgccccccaccccctgaTGGCAGTGGGCAGTCCTCGCTTTTCTACTTTCCGCTCCCTTCGCCATCTTCGAGTGCTTCGCTGCACCTGTGGCACACCCCTTATCCAGCACCCACGAACCGTCACCGCACGCACCGATGTAAATGGTGAtaggcgatgcggcgcctACCGCAGCCAATAGCCCGGGTTGGTGCACTTCCCCTCCATCAAGGCGTTGTACTGCGAGGCGCACTGGGCGACGATGCTAAGCGCTGTCTCGGCATCCTTGATCGCCTTGTTAAAGGCAAACTCATTCTTCTTCTTGCCGTCCGGCACCTTGTAGTTCTCGAACCAGTCGATGATGGTCGCTTGCAATTCCTGCGGCACCTTCGACAGCATCCCGTAGCCCTCGCccgccgtcgtcgacacGGACTCGACGATGATCTTCCAGTCGGTCTCGCCCTCGTCAATCAGCCCGAGCACACCGAGGACGCGAACTGGTCCGTAGGTGCCCACGCGATGCGGCGTGCCGATGTGTACGACGTCGACGgggtcgccgtcgccgacgcaCTTGGTGTTTGGGTCGATGTGCGTCGGATCCTCCCAGGTGCAGGGAAGGAATCCGTAGTTGAAGGGCATGTCGCCGTACAAGAAGTACCGCAGTGGCTGCCCCTCCTTGCTCTTCAAAATGTCCTGCTTGATGGGGTTGTGCGGCTCCTCCTTGCTCAGTTCGAGCTTCGCGCGCGTGCCCTTCGGGATCTCCGTCACGCAGGTGAGGACGAGCGGTTCGGCAGAGGCGCCAGTGTAGAGAGGCAAGTCGTGCCAAGCCGACACTATTGCGTCTGTGGCGGCATTTTTGTAAAACACGCGCCACGCCTTGCTGCCGGCGGGGCCCTCCTCCGTGGTGTTGTAGACGGGCAGGGCCACGACGCTGGCTGCCGACTTGCTGCTGAGGAGTCTCAACGCTCGACTCAGCATCTGCATAAGAGGTCCTGCTCAGCAAGAAGAAGGGTACAcgtctgtgcctgtgcggaTGCTGTTGACACTGTGCGAGTGAATGAATGACGAgtggcgagggagagggagggaaaggatGTGGGGGCAGTAAGTGCATGCGCACCCGTCATCACGCTCATAGGCTGCGAGGGAGCCCCCCGCATAGGCATGTAGCCGTCGACAACCGACAACAAAGCGCCATTGTGTTTGCCCATATGCGAGGAGGAGCCCATAAGCATGTACATGGGCACATAGACgtatattatatatatatatatatgtagatagATAGATACGCACACCGGTAAGcgcgtacacgcgcacagcacacacacaaaggcaatagggatgggggagagaaagagagacgaggcGCAGAAAAcgcggccgcagccgacGTATGGGCAACAGGCAGAGCATCAGGTGCGGCCGTCCACATCGCGCACACGTATAAACGGAGCCCCACAACAGCTTACGATCAGTGGCACATCGCAGGgctggagaggaggaggcgaggggtGGAGGAAGCGGGACTGCTCGGGACTGGTGCCTGCACGTGTGTGAATAAGTACCGTCTTCGCTCTCGCGCTGTCTCAGTTTTGCTCCACCCTTTTCCCCTTccgtccctctcctccattCCTTCGAAAAGCAGCTCAGCCGAGAAGGGCTCCGATGCAACTGTTGACGCCCTTTGCGATGACACCCACCACCGGGCCGAATATCATGGAAGCGTAGGAGAGTGCAATCTTCAGCGCCTGACGCGCGTAGGGGATGAAGCTCAGCGCGTACCACAAGATGCACGCCAGCTGCACGAGTGCGAAGAAAACGCACAGCAGTTTAGACTGGAGCCACAGTGCGCTTAGCAACGTCAAAACGACGGAGATGACATACAGACACGCCGCTTCGAACCGGTTCGCCTCGAACatggtgcgcagctgctgggcgCACCCGGCGAGGAACATGGTGGAGCACATGCAGAAGATGTTCCCACATGTCATGAAGAAGCTGAACTTCTTCGGCCGAAACCACATTGCCATGCCCAGGAGGATGAAGAGGATGCCCATGCCCATCATCATGAAGAACCCGGTTATGCGCTGCGTGTAGGTGAGATCTGTCATCTCCGAGAGCTCCTCCATGTATCCTTGCTCTGGCGGCATCTCCGTCAGGAGCGCTGTGTCAGGCGGCGGTTCATCGGACACGAGGCTAAGCGCTTTGTACTTGAACTGTGACCAGTACTGGTGCAGCTTGTTCTCACcgtcctcctgcagcacgcCGGGGTTGCGCTGACGCCCCGAGTCGACCATCGTAATGTGCCGCCTCACTTTCGATGCGTCAATTCGacctctcttcctcgtcagggagagaggggtggtcGAGTGCTACACAGACAGAGGCTCACAGACAGGCAGAGGATGGATGGGAGTGAcgtagagagaggggggggggcggtggaaGAAGcgcggtgggtggggaggcgaTTCGTTCACCAATGGAACACGCGCGCGGCCCTTCCTCAACAGAGAGGACAGAAAAAAATCATACCAGCGAATACGGCTAAGTCCACTACGCGTACCGCTCTTCACCTTttcccagcagcagcagcaacgtgCCAGCTATCCTGGCGACCAGGAAAGAGCTGCCTTGAGAAATGTACTTTCGTTGTAGAACAGGGGGCCACTGGGCCCTTCGATACCATCCGctgactgtgtgtgtgcgtcaccCGCCCGCCCCGCCTCGCCCATCGGGGAGGTAAGAGAGAAGGGGTCTAACGAAAGAGgccggggggagggggaggaggaggaggggagggtcTGTCGCGCATGAGAGGGACGGCGAGACACGCCACGCACATCGGTAGGGCGAATCACATAAAAGCGAAAGAAAGAGAAACAAAGTCCCCAAGGCTATGCTTCAGGAGGGATGGGCGACGAGGGAGAGCAGaaaggagggtgggggtgggggggggaggcgtgtGCGTCAGTGCGAGCGGTCGTACTCTACGACTCCGCCAACAATCGTGTAGGCGACGTGCGGCTCCTGGTGGCGCGGCCACCACCGTGCATTCGCGTCCTCCACACCTGCCATCTGCTCCATCCCCGCGTCGTCCAGCCAGTCCGCCGTCCAGACTGTGATGTCAGCGTACTTGCCCACTTCCAGTGTGCCGAGGTAATTCTCCATGAACATGCCGTGCGCGCCCTcgtacgtgtacgtgcgcagcgccgcatccaTGGAGATGCACTCGGCGCGATTCCAAGTGTCGTGGTAGCGCCGCAGTGCCGTTGCCGCTCCGGTGGCTGTGTTGTCGGCCGACGGCTGTGCCTGCTGTTGGCTCCTGTACTGAGCCTCCTctgccaccagcgccgccattACGTCCGGCACGCGTGTcaccgcgccgcgcagcccGTCATTCACGTCTGCCGGCGCCACTGGCCAATCGGAGCCCAGATCCACGCGGATTttcgccgccagcagcgtccCCCACATGTACGACGTGTCCTTGCGGCGCTGTCCCAGGAGCGCGTCCACGTAATCGCCATCGAACAGAAGGTGACAGGGCTGCATGGATGCGATGATGTCGTATTGCGCCATGCGCTTCAGCTGCTTCGTCATGTTGGACATGTGCTGGCAGTGCTCCACGCGCGAGCGCGGGTTGGCGCGGAAGCGcgctaccgccgccgcaactcccgcctctgcctcgcgCTCACGCAGCCAGTCCGCCGACGCGCACAGCGCGCGGTTGACTGTCGCTACAGCGCGATCGCCAATCGCGTGCACAACGCACTGCAGGTCGTGCGAGTGCGCAACGTGGATCGCGCTTTGCAGCTCCAGGCGCGGCATCGTCAGCAGTCCGCACTGACAGTGATTGCCCGACCGCTCTTTCAGGATCGCACTGATCGACGCGTCATCCAGGTCGCTGTCGATGTCGCCCTCCGTCGTCACATTGTAGCCATAGGGCCGgttcatcgccgccgtccgcgAGCTTAACGACCCGTCCGCGAACAGTTTCACCGCGCCTAGCAGCAGGTagccaccgccggcggccgGCGGCGTCATGGTAAAGCGGTAGGGCAGCGTAAAGGCGTCGCTCCGGCCCGACTGCGCTGCTTCCGTCGCCATCACGCGGTAGAACTTGTCCATGAAGCGCTCCACATCGttcagcggcacgccgtaccgcacgcgcagccgcatcgcGCCCTCACGCTCCATCTGCGCGAGGAAGCCGATCTCGTTCACGTTGTCCGTGTACGTTGTCGACATCATAGAGAAGACGGAGGTGAAGCCGCGCGAGAGAAGATGTTCTGTAGCGGCCTCGAGCGCACGGCGTTGGTTGGCGGGGGTGTCAGCGGCAGGCGTGTAGCGTTTCGTCATCTGAATGGCGTTGTCGCGGAGGACACCGTTCGGTTGACCGTTCTCGTTTCGCTCGATAACGCCACCCTCCACGGAGGTGATTAGCGGCTCGCCATCTTCTGCACCAGGGATGAtgtggcagctgcgcagcgcggccGTATTCATAACAGCGGAGTGGATGTCCTTGCTGTACATGACCAGGTGGATCTTCGTGCTCACCTCATCCAGCCACTCGCGCGTCGGCGAGCAGCCCAGCACCGCTTCGCTCCAGCCGACGCCGTACACCCAACCGCCTTCCTCACGGCTGTAGCGGTGCTCCACGAAGTCGCGAACGATCGCTATGAACTGTGTCCTGCTCGTCGCAGAGCCCAGCTGAGGGGCGAGCAACATGCGACCGCCGTCAAGGAAGTGCACGTGGGAGTCGATGAAGCCTGGGTACACAGCGTGGTGGTGCTCACAGTCGATGACGCGGTGCGACGCCGTGCGCGGGCGGCCGCCTTCCACCGGCTgaggggctgctgctgccgcatcgACGGGCTGCGCAGCCACTAGCGCGCCGTAGCGCTGCTGTACCtctgcggtgctgccgatgAAGCTGATGCGGCCACCCTCCACCAACAGCGCGTCCACCTCCGGCGGGTACGACGATGCCACGGTCGGCTGCAGAGCCGAAGCGCCccgccacacacgccgcGCGTTGACGATGGCTAGTACAGAGGTCATGGCGCTGCTTCCCTGTgcacggggggagggaggagagtgAGAGGCACAGAGGAGAAACGACTGCCTAACAGTGACCGAAGAAAACGTGTACGAAtgttgcgtgcgtgtgactCGCCGGTGATCCCATTGCG
This region includes:
- a CDS encoding putative peter pan protein, producing the protein MPGKLDTTEADKRTPKSIIIYRGDVGVHVRSLMHEWRNVFLPWSSKKLHGKNKSLKDFLAVAATFSASHLQLFTAPSQGTSLRIMRFFNGPTLSFRVLSFTLHKEIVAKQRRPVAVDRAAWEVAPIVVLNNFTHPDLAHRAEVPLLTATFKALFPSLNVQTIQSSEIQRICLFHYDHVEHVVEVRHYYVNARTVGVTKTVKKLLENRRPTKLGTLESIDEVLDREDAWSDTDGEGEEVPLAQPFRQHREQCRVKLQEIGPRMTLQLSKVENGFAGGEVIYHRTEKKTLREVQVNASKVRARKTEKAKRRVLQDENVQRKRQKREDKLERKHQRREAAAEAQQANPFEVAHGDGDGYAAGDEQ
- a CDS encoding putative inorganic pyrophosphatase yields the protein MLSRALRLLSSKSAASVVALPVYNTTEEGPAGSKAWRVFYKNAATDAIVSAWHDLPLYTGASAEPLVLTCVTEIPKGTRAKLELSKEEPHNPIKQDILKSKEGQPLRYFLYGDMPFNYGFLPCTWEDPTHIDPNTKCVGDGDPVDVVHIGTPHRVGTYGPVRVLGVLGLIDEGETDWKIIVESVSTTAGEGYGMLSKVPQELQATIIDWFENYKVPDGKKKNEFAFNKAIKDAETALSIVAQCASQYNALMEGKCTNPGYWLR